The Bacillus sp. NEB1478 genome contains the following window.
TCGATCCTCGGAGACCGTGTAAGAATGGCTGACCATTTTACAGATCCGGGTGTGTTCATCCGCAGTATGGGGACACGTGGAAGTCTCGGAGGCCTGTCCCGGTCGACGAAGGAAACGGTAAGGCTGATGGATGCGTATGGTTTTGATGTGATACTGATTGAAACGGTAGGAGTCGGCCAATCTGAACTCGACATTATGAAACTTGCAGACTCGGTAGCAGTTGTACTGAATCCGGGAAGCGGGGATGTCGTTCAAGTGTTCAAAGCGGGAATCATGGAAATCGCGGATCTTTTTGTCGTCAATAAAGCTGATATGCCAGGTGTACCGAAGCTATTAGCGGAGATTGAAGCGATGCTCGATCTTGTGAAGCATGATAGTCCGTACAGACCGCCTGTCGTACAGACGATTTCTACACAAAATATAGGATTACAAGAGATGTGGGATGCACTCTTAGCTCACAAAACGTATTTAATAGATAGTGGAGAAGGAACAGAACGGAAGCTTGCCAATTTAAAAGTTGAAGTGATGGAAGTGGTTCAGCATGAACTTTTCCAGCAAGTTTGGGCACAAGAACAGAAAAACGGATTCTCCTGGCTGACCGACTTACAAGATGGCACTACAGACCCTTATACAGCAGCAGAACAAATCCTGTTACAACGAAATCAGCCGGCAGACAGGGAAGAGAAATGAGGGAGGCCATTGGGAAGAAAAGAAGTACCTTCACTTGTTAAAGACGAAAAATTAATTCAAAAACGCCGTGAAGAAATGGTAAAAGCGGCGGTATCCCTTTTTAAAAAGAACGGATTTCACAGGACGACGACCCGTGAAATTGCAAAAGCTTCAGGATTCAGCATTGGAACGCTTTACGAATATATCCGCTCAAAGGAAGATATTTTGTATCTCGTCTGTGACAGCATCTATGACGGCGTAAAGGCAAGACTGAAGCAGGATATCAATGAGGATGACAGCGGAATAACAGGCGTGGAACGAGCAATCACGGCTTATTTTAAAGTGATGGATGACATGCAGGATGAGGTGCTCGTCATGTATCAGGAAGCAAAATCTCTATCTGCCGAAGCGTTGCCGTATGTGTTGAAAAAAGAACTAGAGATGACAGCAATCTTTGAAAAACTTTTAGCTAAATCCGTTTTAGAAGGTGAGCTGGATTTAAGCGATAAAGAGATTCAGGCCGCTGCTCATAACATTTTGATCATCGGTCAGATGTGGACGTTCAGACGGTGGGCCTTGCAAAAGATGTACACGATTGAAGAATATACACAATTACAGCTCCAGCAATTGCTTCACGGCATAAAAGGAGCATAACGAAAGGATGAAAACGATGAGCCAGACAGACATTTACCGGCCGAAAAATCCGGTGCGTTTCGTAACCGCTTCCAGTCTTTTTGATGGACACGATGCTTCGATCAACATTATGAGAAGAATCATACAGTCAAATGGCTGTGAAGTGATTCATCTTGGACATAACCGTTCGGTTGACGAAGTCGTGAGTGCTGCTATTCAGGAGGATGTGCAAGGAATCGCGATCTCTTCTTACCAAGGCGGGCACGTGGAATATTTTAAGTACATGATCGATCTCTTAAATGAACGCGGAGCAGGCCATATTAAAGTGTTTGGCGGCGGTGGCGGTGTTATTATCCCGCCTGAGATCAAGGAACTTCATGCATATGGTGTGACACGTATTTTCTCTCCTGAAGACGGTCGATTGCTTGGCCTTCAAGGTATGATCAATGTAATGGTTGAAGAATGTGATTTTCAGACGGTTACATCTTTAACTGACGAAGTGGAAAAACTTCAAGAGCGCGATGTGCGTTCTGTTTCACGTCTGATCACACTTGCTGAAAATGCGAAGCAGGCAACTGAAGAGATTGCAGCAACGGCTGAACAGACACTATCTGCTTTAAAAGGTCTTGAGAAAAAAGTACCTATCTTAGGGATTACAGGAACTGGGGGAGCGGGGAAAAGTTCACTTACGGATGAACTCGTACGCCGTTTCTTAAATGAATGTGATGATAAGACGATCGCGATTATTTCGATTGATCCTACGAAACAAAAGACAGGCGGCGCTCTTTTAGGTGACAGAATCCGTATGAACGCAATCTATCATCCTCGCGTTTATATGAGAAGCTTGGCAACACGCGGTTCACGGTCGGAGCTTTCAGATGCAATTAAAGACGCAATCGCTGTAACGAAGGCAGCTAATTTCGATTTGATCGTTGTTGAAACGAGCGGTATCGGTCAAGGGGATGCAGGCATTGCTGAAATCTCTGATGTTGCGTTGTATGTGATGACGAGTGAATTCGGCGCTCCTTCCCAGCTGGAAAAGATCGACATGATCGATTATGCAGACTTGATCGCCATCAACAAATTTGAGCGTAAAGGCTCTGAAGATGCGCTTCGCGATGTGAAAAAGCAATATCAGCGCTCTCGTAACTGGTTTGATAAAGACTTGAATGAGATGCCTGTGTTCGGTACGATCGCAAGTCAATTTAACGATGCCGGTACGAACGTACTGTTCTATCATTTGATGAAAACAATCGAAGAAAAGAGCGGTGTGAATTGGGGAATCCAGTCAGCTGCTGAGGCGATGACAGCAAAGAAGAACGTCATCATCCCTGGTGAGCGTGCTCAATATTTGAACGAAATTTCTCAAACGGTCCGTAAATATCACGAAACGGTTGAAGAACAATCGAAGCTTGCACGAAAAGCATTCCAGCTTAAAGGAACACTTGAAACGGTAAAAGAATATAACGCAGCGGGTGAAGAAATAGAATCTTCATTGAACAACACCCTTGAAAAGGTAGAAGAACAAATACATCCGTTGACTTCAAAAATGTTAAAAGAATGGCCGAAGCTGAAAGAAATGTACAGCGGGAAAGAGTTTGTTACAAAAATTCGCGATAAAGAGATCGTAACGGAACTGACGACGAAGAGTCTATCGGGTCTCGATATCCCGAAAGTCGCTCTGCCAAAGTTTGAAGACTGGGGAGAAATCGTGAAATGGATCATGAAAGAAAATGTTCCAGGTTCATTCCCTTATACAGCTGGTGTTTTCCCGTTCAAACGTAAAGGAGAAGATCCGAAGCGTCAGTTCGCGGGTGAAGGAACACCTGAAAGAACGAACCGCCGTTTTCATTATCTTTCTAAAGACGATGATGCGAAACGCTTAAGTACAGCTTTTGACTCTGTAACGCTTTATGGCGAAGATCCGGATCACCGTCCTGATATTTACGGTAAAGTTGGAGAATCCGGAGTAAGCATCTGTACGCTTGATGATATGAAAAAGCTATATGACGGCTTTGACCTGATAGCGCCTTCCACGTCTGTTTCGATGACGATCAACGGACCTGCGCCAATCATTCTAGCGATGTTTATGAACACAGCTGTTGAACAGCAAATGAAAGTTTTTGCTGAAACGAACGGTCGTGAGCCGAATGAAGCAGAAGCAGCTGAGATTAAGGCTAAAACGCTGGCATCTGTTCGCGGAACGGTTCAAGCTGATATTTTAAAAGAAGATCAAGGACAGAACACATGTATCTTCTCCACTGAATTTGCACTTCGTATGATGGGCGACATACAGCAATACTTTATTGACCATGAAGTACGCAACTATTACTCGGTTTCGATTTCTGGCTATCATATCGCAGAAGCGGGAGCAAATCCGATTACACAGCTGGCGTTTACACTCGCGAACGGCTTTACGTATGTGGAATATTATTTAAGCCGCGGCATGGATATCAATGCATTTGCTCCGAATCTTTCATTCTTCTTCTCTAATGGACTGGATCCGGAATACAGTGTGATCGGTCGTGTAGCGAGAAGAATCTGGGCAACGGTTATGCGTGATAAATATAAAGCGAACGAGCGAAGTCAGAAGCTGAAGTATCATATTCAAACGTCAGGCCGTTCTCTTCACGCACAAGAGATCGACTTTAACGACATCAGAACGACGCTTCAAGCGCTGATGGCTCTGCAGGATAACTGTAATTCACTTCATACGAACTCTTACGATGAAGCGATCACGACACCGACGGAAGAATCGGTCCGCCGTGCGATGGCGATTCAGATGATCATTACGAAAGAGCTTGGTCTTGCACGTAACGAAAACTCTCTTCAAGGTTCGTTCATCATTGAAGAATTAACAGACCTCGTAGAAGAAATGGTTCTTCAAGAGTTTGAAAGAATGAACACAAGAGGCGGTGTGCTAGGTGCGATGGAAACACAGTACCAGCGCGGAAAGATTCAAGAAGAGTCGATGTATTATGAAATGAAAAAGCATGACGGTTCACTTCCAATCATCGGTGTTAATACGTACTTGAATCCGAATCAGCCATCAGATGAAGAGTTCAACATGGAGCTTGCTCGCGCAACGAAAGAAGAGAAAGAACAGCAAATCACGAATTTAAATGCATTCCAGAATTCGAACAAGGATCAGACAGCTGAGGCGATCCAGCGTTTGAAAACCGTTGCACTTAACGGCGGCAATATCTTTGAGGAATTGATGGAAACCGTTAAATTCGCTAGTCTTGGCCAGATAACTGGTGCTCTTTATGAAGTAGGCGGGAAATACCGCAGAAATATGTAGTTTTTTTAAAAAGGAAACGGCTCAAAAGAGAAATTAATCTCTGAGAGCCGTTTTTTTTATATTAAAGACATTTTGCCGCTTTTGGCTGCCATTTCATTGAAAAACAAGACAAAGCCGTTAAACAGGTCGTCCTATCCTAAAGTTTTTGTTGTTTCTACGCTTTTGAAACGCTCATTTTTAATTAATTCCACGGTAAAGTTCCATATATCCACGTTAATTTCAATAATTCAGCGGTAAAGTCCTATATATCCACGTTCATTTTAATAATTCCACAGTAATGCCTAATAATTCCACGTTAGATTCAACCTGTCAAGTTCACCTTGATCTTTTATATGACCATTCATAAAATGAGAGAATATTAAACAATTAAACACTGCATAAAATTTTAAGTGGATTACACTAGCAAATCATCCTTTATTTTGTTTATAATGAAGAGTATGATTCTTCTAGAGAATGAGCACAATGTGTTGATATAAATGAGTGTTGAGAAGAAGGAAAGGAAGTGCCGCTGTGGCTATTTTAAAGACGTATACGAAAGAGCAAGTTTCTGAAATGTCTATGGTAGAAATCGCATTCGAAATCTTACAAGATCAAAAGAAACCTGTGCAATTCTATGATTTAGTAAAACAAATTACTGAAATTAAAGGATTAACTAAAACAGCTGTTGAAGCTCGTATTGCTTACTTTTACACAGATATGAATATTGATGGACGTTTCGTTTCATTAGGTGACAACCAATGGGGATTAAAAACGTGGTACCCTGTAGAAAGCAGTGAAGAAGAGCTGGGGGCTACTAATAAACCGACAAAACGCAAAAAAGCTTCTGAAGATGATTATGATTTCGAAGAGGACTTCGATGATGAAGACTTTGATGAAATAGACGCTGATGACGAGTTCGTGGAGGAAGACGACGACTTGTCTGATGATGACAGTGACGACGATGATGATGATGAAGATGATGATGATGAAGAGCTTGAATTCGAAGACGACGATGAAGACTTCGACGACGAAGACGATGAAGATACAGACGAGGATGAAGATAAGCTCTAACACTGTTTTAAACCGGTAATGGCAGATTACCGGTTTTTTATATGGAATTATAGAACGGTGGGATATCCTTTCGTTCCGTAAAAAAAATCAATGATAAATATGGTCGCATTACTTCTAGCATCTTGACACCGTGAGTGGAGTCGGGTAATATCATTTTTGGGCTATTCCTGTAGCTTATTTAAATAATGATTTAAATGATATGATGAATCGAGCAAAAGTGCCCCCTAACCATAGGGGAAGTGTCACTTTTGCTTTTTATTTTTACAAATTTTGTGCATCAGGCACTCCCATGTTAGTAGAAAAAGGATTAAAAGCACATACTTATTTTAGAAAAATTAGGGGGAATAAATCATGGCAAAGTACATCTTTGTAACAGGCGGGGTTGTATCTTCTTTAGGAAAAGGGATCACAGCAGCCTCTCTTGGACGATTGCTTAAAAACCGCGGTCTAAAAGTAACAACGCAAAAGTTCGATCCATACATCAACGTTGATCCAGGGACAATGAGTCCTTATCAGCATGGTGAAGTTTTTGTTACTGACGATGGTGCTGAAACGGATCTGGATTTAGGTCACTATGAGCGTTTTATCGATATTAACCTGAACAAATACAGCTCTGTAACAACAGGTAAGATTTATTCTACTGTACTTAGAAAAGAGCGCCGCGGCGAATATCTTGGTGGAACGGTCCAAGTTATCCCGCACATTACGAACGAAATTAAAGAACGTGTATTCCGTGCTGGTCGTGAAACAAATGCAGACGTTGTAATCACAGAAATTGGCGGTACTGTAGGGGATATCGAAAGCTTACCTTTCTTAGAAGCAATTCGTCAGATCAAGAGCGACGTTGGTTCTGAGAATGTTATGTACATCCACTGTACGCTGATTCCATACATCCGTGCAGCTGGTGAAATGAAAACAAAGCCGACTCAGCATAGTGTTAAAGAGCTTCGCAGTTTAGGAATTCAGCCGAACATCATCGTTGTTCGTACGGAATTCCCAGTTCCTCAAGATATGAAGGACAAAATTGGTCTGTTCTGTGATATCGATCCAAAAGCGGTTATCGAAGCACGTGACGCTGATACGCTTTACCAAGTGCCGATCGACCTTCAAGAACAAAAGATGGACGAGCTTGTTTGCAAGCATTTGAAACTTGAAACACACGAGCCTGATATGAACGAATGGAAAGCATTGATCGAGCGGGTAACGAACCTTTCTGGAAAAGTGAAGATTGCATTAGTCGGAAAATATGTAGCTCTTCAAGATGCGTACATTTCAGTTGTTGAAGCGCTTCGTCATGCGGGTTACAACTTCGATACAGATATCGAAATCGACTGGATCAACTCTGAAACAGTTACACCTGAGAACGTGACTGAATTGCTGAAAGACGCTGACGGTATATTAGTACCGGGCGGATTTGGCGACAGAGGGGTAGAAGGAAAGATTTTAGCGACTCAATACGCACGTGAAAATAAAATTCCTTTCTTAGGAATCTGCTTAGGCATGCAGCTGGCTTCTGTTGAATTTGCGCGTAATGTTCTTGGTTTAGAAGGTGCGCATTCTGCAGAACTTATGCCTGAAACACCGTTCCCGGTAATCGATTTGCTTCCTGAACAAAAGGACATTGAAGATCTAGGTGGAACACTTCGACTTGGTCTGTATCCTTGTAAAATTAAAGAGGATACAAAAGCGTTCGATGCTTATAATGATGAAGTAGTTTATGAAAGACACCGTCACCGTTACGAGTTCAACAACGAGTATCGTGAACAAATGGAGAAAGCGGGCTTCATATTCTCCGGAACTTCGCCAGACGGAAGACTTGTTGAAATCATCGAGTTAGCAGATCATCCATGGTTTGTAGCGTCTCAGTTCCACCCGGAATTCACATCAAGACCAACTCGCCCGCAAGCATTATTCCGTGATTTTATCGGTGCAGTAACACAATTGAAGAACTAATATTGAGACCGGCAGTGCGCATAATGTGCATGCCGGTTTTTTGTATCTCGTCGATTTTATATTGTTTTTTGGCGATATCACATTTAAAAAGGTGGATATCTAACAGAAAAGTTTCGATATACACTGTTTTTTTATCGATATTTAATAAGACGGCTCCTAGTGTTCTTCTCATAAATACATTTTCAAATAAAATGTATGTCTCAAGAGGATTCCTGCTTTCAACTGTCTTCTATAACGAAAAAAGCTTGGCTCGCGGCCAAGCTTACTCCTCATCCAATTCATATTCTTCAAGAATTTCTTCTGTCGTCAAAAATAGTGCGTAATAAACAAACAAAGCGCTCAATCCTGATGGAAATCCAACACGTGATCCGTCATCCAGCGGCACCAGACCGCGAACGGCTTTCGTATCAATGACGATATCGGCTTTAATATCCGAATTTACTTCCTCTTTTTGATATCCGCCGATTAAAATGACATGGCAATCGGCAACTTCCTTTACTCTTTCGCAAAAAGCCAGTGCTCCTTCGTCATTTTGAAACCTTGAAGCTACGACAACACTGTCGACTGGAAGAAGCTCATCCAACGAATCATTACGAAATCTTTCGGCTTTTTTAAAAGGATTCTCGCCAAGAAGTGCCTCGCTCACAACCGCTTCCATTTCACCAAAGCCTTTAAAATATACTGTTCCGTCAGACAGGATGGATTGTGCCAGCAGCCTGGAGCTTTCCTCGATCTGCTGTTCTTCTTTGTCGGAAATGGATTTTAACAGTCCTGATACTTGCGTTGAAAATATTTTTAACATTGTAAAACTCCCTTGCAGTATTTAAATATCAATTATTTATCGGTAATATGCTCATGAATTTAGTATACTTAATTTAACAATTCATTTCACGATAAGCAGCAGGAAAATCTTAGAATATAGCGAATGGTATTACATACACAAATGAACTTAATGAGGTGAGCAATAATGAGCGCGAAAATATTAATTGTCGACGATCAATATGGCATCAGGATTCTTTTGAACGAAATTTTTCAAAAGGAAGGTTATAAAACGTACCAAGCAGCAAATGGTGTACAGGCTTTGTCAATTGTAGAGAAGGACCGTCCGGATCTCGTTATTTTGGATATGAAAATTCCAGGTATGGATGGACTTGAGATTTTGCGCCGTGTTAAAAAGCATGACGTGACGATCCAGGTTATCATTATGACTGCTTATGGTGAATTAGACATGATTCACGAAGCAATGAAACTCGGAGCGATCACTCATTTTGCAAAACCTTTTGACATTGACGAAATACGGGCAGCAGTCAGGAAAGAACTTCCTTTAAACACACCTTCTTAATAAAAAAAGAAAAAGTCAGTCATGTAGCCAATGGTAGCGGTTACACTCCGAAAACGTTGATTTGTTGCGGTTTTCCGGCGATATTGGTATGCTATACTAGGAATGAAAATGAGCAAAATGAAATGTTTAGCAAGCCGCCATGAAAGGTAAACTAAAATGGCTTCTTTTTGCTGTAGACGTTTCAAAAATATAAAAATGTAGTTGGTTTGCTCGTGCCAAATCATAAGGAGGACTGTAACATGCCTTTAGTTTCAATGAAGGAAATGCTTGAAAAAGCAAAAGCGGAAAATTATGCAGTTGGTCAATTTAACTTGAACAACCTTGAGTTCACACAAGCGATCTTGAAAGCTGCACAAGAAGAAAACTCTCCTGTAATTCTTGGGGTTTCTGAAGGTGCTGCTCGTTACATGGGCGGATTTAAGCTTACTGTTGCTATGGTAAAAGCACTTATGGAAGAGTACAAAGTAACTGTTCCTGTAGCGATTCACTTAGACCATGGTTCAAGCTTCCAAAAATGTGCCGAAGCGATTCACGCTGGTTTTACATCAGTTATGATTGATGGTTCTCATCACCCGTTAGAAGAAAACATTGAATTAACGAAAAAAGTTGTTGAGCTTGCACACATCCACGGTGTTTCTGTAGAAGCAGAACTTGGCCGTATCGGTGGACAAGAAGATGATTTAATCGTTGACGATGCTGAAGCTGCTTACGCTGTTCCATCTGAGTGCGATCAGCTAGTTCGTGAAACTGGAGTAGATTGCTTTGCACCTGCTTTAGGATCTGTTCACGGACCTTACAAAGGTGAGCCTAACCTTGGCTTTGACCGCATGAAAGAAGTAATGGAGCTAACTGGTATACCTTTAGTTCTTCATGGTGGTACTGGCATTCCAACTAAAGATATCCAAAAAGCGATCTCTTTAGGGACTGCGAAAATCAACGTAAATACGGAAAACCAAATTTCTTCACAAAAAGCTGTTAAAGAATATATTTCAGCTAATCCGGACCAATATGATCCTCGTAAATACCTAACTGCTGCGCGCGATGCGATCCAAACAACAGTTCAAGGGAAAATGCGTGAATTTGGTTCTTCAAACAAAGCGTAATCAATTCATTTGTTACACCTGAAAATTATACTTTATAAGGAAACCGCCTATACATTGTAGGCGGTTTCCTTTACACTATAGGAGTGTAAATTTTTGCAGTCTGATGTTTTTCGTACTGAATGTCAGTTGCTTTACTTTAAATCGTGTGCGTAATGTAGTATTGTGTTTGCAAATAGGTACTCGGCGAGTGAATGAAAGAGTACATCTTATAAAAGAATAATAAAGATCGAGATAACCTAAAAAAACAGGAGTGATTATTTTGAAATTCTTCATCGATACAGCTAACATTGACGATATTAAGGAAGCCTATGACCTGGGCATTTTATCAGGAGTAACTACGAACCCTTCGCTTGTTGCAAAAGAAAAAGGCGTTGATTTTCCAGAACGTTTAAAAGAAATAACAAGTCTTGTTTCGGGTTCAGTAAGTGCCGAGGTGATTGGAACTTCTTATGAAGATATGGTAAAAGAGGGACGCGAACTTGCGAAGATCGCACCTAATATTACAGTTAAAGTTCCTATGACACTGGACGGGTTAAAAGCAGTAAAAACGTTCTCTGACGAGGGCATTAAGACGAATGTTACGCTTATTTTTAATGCGAATCAAGCGTTGCTGGCTGCTCGTGCTGGAGCTACGTATGTATCACCATTCTTAGGAAGACTGGATGATATCGGTCAAGATGGCTTGGAGCTTATATCACAAGTGGCGCAAATTTTTGCGATCCATGAGATTCCGACTGAAATCATTGCGGCTTCAATTCGTCATCCTATTCATGTGACAGAAGCAGCGATCCGCGGTGCTCATATTGCAACGATTCCGCCGAACGTCATTAAAGGTCTTGTGAAGCATCCATTAACAGATCAAGGAATCGAGAAATTCCTTGCTGATTATAACGCAGCAAATAATAAATAATTCACATACATGACAAGAAAATTTTGGTAAATACTAATATATATGTCATTTGTGACTCTTACTGAAAGGAGTTTACCATGGAAAAACTGATGATTGAGGGGGGCTATCCTCTCGAAGGAACGGTCCAAATTAGTGGTGCAAAAAACAGTGCGGTGGCGCTGATCCCCGCTACAATACTAGCAGAATCAACCGTTACCATTGATGGTTTACCTAACATATCTGACGTGCGTATTTTACGTGATTTGTTAGAGGAAATCGGAGGGGAAGCTCACCTTGATGAAAATCAGTCTCTTACGGTTAATCCTGAAAAAATGATTGCAATGCCGCTTCCGAACGGAAAGGTCAAAAAGCTTCGCGCTTCTTATTATTTGATGGGTGCGATGCTGGGACGGTTCAAAAAAGCTGTAATCGGCCTGCCTGGCGGATGCAACCTTGGACCTCGTCCGATCGATCAGCACATTAAAGGCTTTGAGGCTCTTGGTGCAAAAGTAACGAACGAGCAGGGCGCGATTTATTTACGTGCTGATGAGCTTGTCGGTGCACGAATCTACCTGGATGTTGTAAGTGTTGGAGCGACCATTAATATTATGCTTGCTGCAGTAAGAGCCAAAGGGCAGACCATCATTGAAAATGCCGCTAAAGAGCCGGAAATCATTGATGTAGCGACATTGTTGACAAGTATGGGTGCTAAGATTAAAGGTGCGGGTACGGACGTAATCAGAATCGATGGTGTCGAAAGTTTACATGGATGCCGTCATTCAATCATCCCAGATCGTATTGAAGCAGGAACGTACATGATTTTAGCTGCTTCAATGGGTCAGCAAGTACTGCTGGATAACGTAATCCCGCTTCATTTAGAATCTCTTATCGCAAAATTAAGAGAAATGGGTGTATTTATTGAAACGAAGGATGATCAGGTTCTTGTCTACCGCGGAAAAGATCCGTTAAAAAGTGTTGATATCAAAACACTCGTATATCCAGGATTCCCGACTGATCTTCAGCAGCCATTCACATCACTGTTAACCAATTCAGAAGGAACAAGCATTGTAACGGATACAATTTACAGTGCACGTTTTAAACATATTGATGAACTTCGCCGCATGGGGGCGAACGTGAAAGTCGAAGGCCGGTCAGCGATCATCAACGGACCTGCAAAGCTGGAAGGAGCGAAAGTGAAAGCTTCCGATCTTCGAGCAGGTGCAGCTCTGGTTGTCGCAGCACTGATGGCTGAAGGAGTTACAGAAATCTCTGGTCTTGAGCATATCGATCGCGGCTATGAATCTTTAGTTGACAAGTTAAAAGGTCTTGGTGCTAAAGTGTGGCGTGAAAATATGGACGTTGAAGAGTTGGAAGAATTAAAGAACTCATAATGAATATTGAGAAATCACCTGTTAAGGGTGATTTTTCTTGAGAATAATTGTAAGCGGTTTAGATTTGGAAGGGGGACCAAGTGATGGAAAGAAGTTTATCAATGGAGCTTGTCCGTGTAACAGAAGCGGCAGCTTTGGCATCAGCAAGATGGATGGGAAGAGGAAAGAAAGATGAAGCGGATGACGCAGCAACAACCGCTATGAGAAATGTTTTTGATACAGTACCGATGAAAGGAACAGTTGTCATTGGTGAAGGAGAAATGGATGAAGCTCCGATGCTGTATATCGGGGAAAAACTTGGTACAGGCTACGGACCGCGCGTGGACGTTGCAGTTGATCCACTAGAAGGAACGAACATTGTTGCTTCAGGGACTTGGAATGCACTTGCCGTATTAGCGATCGCTGACCACGGTAACCTGCTACATGCACCTGATATGTATATGGACAAAATTGCAGTAGGCCGTGAAAGTGTCGGTAAAGTAGATATCAATGCGCCAGTTATTGATAATTTAAAAGCGGTAGCAGAAGCGAAGAACAAAAATATTGAAGACTTAGTTGCCGTAATACTTGACCGTCCTCGTCATGCTCAGATCATTCAAGATATTCGTGAAGCGGGAGCTAGAATCAAACTCATTTCTGATGGCGATGTTGCTGCAGCAATTAACACAGCGTTCGATGACACAGGTG
Protein-coding sequences here:
- the meaB gene encoding methylmalonyl Co-A mutase-associated GTPase MeaB → MHPLAARFEKKDERALAKAITVAENNGPNRLELLKSIYPMQKGAHWIGITGSPGAGKSSLVNRLITFLRKKGLTVAVVAVDPTSPFSGGSILGDRVRMADHFTDPGVFIRSMGTRGSLGGLSRSTKETVRLMDAYGFDVILIETVGVGQSELDIMKLADSVAVVLNPGSGDVVQVFKAGIMEIADLFVVNKADMPGVPKLLAEIEAMLDLVKHDSPYRPPVVQTISTQNIGLQEMWDALLAHKTYLIDSGEGTERKLANLKVEVMEVVQHELFQQVWAQEQKNGFSWLTDLQDGTTDPYTAAEQILLQRNQPADREEK
- a CDS encoding TetR/AcrR family transcriptional regulator produces the protein MGRKEVPSLVKDEKLIQKRREEMVKAAVSLFKKNGFHRTTTREIAKASGFSIGTLYEYIRSKEDILYLVCDSIYDGVKARLKQDINEDDSGITGVERAITAYFKVMDDMQDEVLVMYQEAKSLSAEALPYVLKKELEMTAIFEKLLAKSVLEGELDLSDKEIQAAAHNILIIGQMWTFRRWALQKMYTIEEYTQLQLQQLLHGIKGA
- the icmF gene encoding fused isobutyryl-CoA mutase/GTPase IcmF; this encodes MSQTDIYRPKNPVRFVTASSLFDGHDASINIMRRIIQSNGCEVIHLGHNRSVDEVVSAAIQEDVQGIAISSYQGGHVEYFKYMIDLLNERGAGHIKVFGGGGGVIIPPEIKELHAYGVTRIFSPEDGRLLGLQGMINVMVEECDFQTVTSLTDEVEKLQERDVRSVSRLITLAENAKQATEEIAATAEQTLSALKGLEKKVPILGITGTGGAGKSSLTDELVRRFLNECDDKTIAIISIDPTKQKTGGALLGDRIRMNAIYHPRVYMRSLATRGSRSELSDAIKDAIAVTKAANFDLIVVETSGIGQGDAGIAEISDVALYVMTSEFGAPSQLEKIDMIDYADLIAINKFERKGSEDALRDVKKQYQRSRNWFDKDLNEMPVFGTIASQFNDAGTNVLFYHLMKTIEEKSGVNWGIQSAAEAMTAKKNVIIPGERAQYLNEISQTVRKYHETVEEQSKLARKAFQLKGTLETVKEYNAAGEEIESSLNNTLEKVEEQIHPLTSKMLKEWPKLKEMYSGKEFVTKIRDKEIVTELTTKSLSGLDIPKVALPKFEDWGEIVKWIMKENVPGSFPYTAGVFPFKRKGEDPKRQFAGEGTPERTNRRFHYLSKDDDAKRLSTAFDSVTLYGEDPDHRPDIYGKVGESGVSICTLDDMKKLYDGFDLIAPSTSVSMTINGPAPIILAMFMNTAVEQQMKVFAETNGREPNEAEAAEIKAKTLASVRGTVQADILKEDQGQNTCIFSTEFALRMMGDIQQYFIDHEVRNYYSVSISGYHIAEAGANPITQLAFTLANGFTYVEYYLSRGMDINAFAPNLSFFFSNGLDPEYSVIGRVARRIWATVMRDKYKANERSQKLKYHIQTSGRSLHAQEIDFNDIRTTLQALMALQDNCNSLHTNSYDEAITTPTEESVRRAMAIQMIITKELGLARNENSLQGSFIIEELTDLVEEMVLQEFERMNTRGGVLGAMETQYQRGKIQEESMYYEMKKHDGSLPIIGVNTYLNPNQPSDEEFNMELARATKEEKEQQITNLNAFQNSNKDQTAEAIQRLKTVALNGGNIFEELMETVKFASLGQITGALYEVGGKYRRNM
- the rpoE gene encoding DNA-directed RNA polymerase subunit delta — encoded protein: MAILKTYTKEQVSEMSMVEIAFEILQDQKKPVQFYDLVKQITEIKGLTKTAVEARIAYFYTDMNIDGRFVSLGDNQWGLKTWYPVESSEEELGATNKPTKRKKASEDDYDFEEDFDDEDFDEIDADDEFVEEDDDLSDDDSDDDDDDEDDDDEELEFEDDDEDFDDEDDEDTDEDEDKL
- a CDS encoding CTP synthase — its product is MAKYIFVTGGVVSSLGKGITAASLGRLLKNRGLKVTTQKFDPYINVDPGTMSPYQHGEVFVTDDGAETDLDLGHYERFIDINLNKYSSVTTGKIYSTVLRKERRGEYLGGTVQVIPHITNEIKERVFRAGRETNADVVITEIGGTVGDIESLPFLEAIRQIKSDVGSENVMYIHCTLIPYIRAAGEMKTKPTQHSVKELRSLGIQPNIIVVRTEFPVPQDMKDKIGLFCDIDPKAVIEARDADTLYQVPIDLQEQKMDELVCKHLKLETHEPDMNEWKALIERVTNLSGKVKIALVGKYVALQDAYISVVEALRHAGYNFDTDIEIDWINSETVTPENVTELLKDADGILVPGGFGDRGVEGKILATQYARENKIPFLGICLGMQLASVEFARNVLGLEGAHSAELMPETPFPVIDLLPEQKDIEDLGGTLRLGLYPCKIKEDTKAFDAYNDEVVYERHRHRYEFNNEYREQMEKAGFIFSGTSPDGRLVEIIELADHPWFVASQFHPEFTSRPTRPQALFRDFIGAVTQLKN
- a CDS encoding DUF2529 family protein; translated protein: MLKIFSTQVSGLLKSISDKEEQQIEESSRLLAQSILSDGTVYFKGFGEMEAVVSEALLGENPFKKAERFRNDSLDELLPVDSVVVASRFQNDEGALAFCERVKEVADCHVILIGGYQKEEVNSDIKADIVIDTKAVRGLVPLDDGSRVGFPSGLSALFVYYALFLTTEEILEEYELDEE
- a CDS encoding response regulator — translated: MMSAKILIVDDQYGIRILLNEIFQKEGYKTYQAANGVQALSIVEKDRPDLVILDMKIPGMDGLEILRRVKKHDVTIQVIIMTAYGELDMIHEAMKLGAITHFAKPFDIDEIRAAVRKELPLNTPS